A DNA window from Solanum lycopersicum chromosome 3, SLM_r2.1 contains the following coding sequences:
- the LOC138347680 gene encoding uncharacterized protein — translation MSNPSSTSKQMLTALSEIEPIAFYSPSAVESRSRPGPCHEMLPDNLFEGDLPRNKSSESNIFAASKELVIESLAMSREEARDEQIEALQREEVRDTQPIFDKTPDIGRYPSSNSSDSESEEGPLKWKVERREGETSRKGKEKVVEEDPIRRPTTRSDAQKLMADALKASARSMAAIRSARTFKVSNFKMPESDVIELSSEEVEKKSKKKRSGNKKSKDSKKVEKTKSKRKSSAEKRKRSQRPGAQNRSDESVNMQEVVDNLRKQAVLAGRVFDMGIINLPEEVHKFYYNIQFKEDGSILTRVNDIVVHLDEYLLGKILKVPREGTGSVIGKTYSTEFVSLVSKIPTTKVAGIFKKVMKSEYQLVFEFVNKVLLPRTEKRTSATSADLVGTVKQIVSESTLVEYECIEGRGNPKSKITQLIEDQDQLKHEVEELTVHLSALERENVELKAKITALQEKAIKDNDVANA, via the exons ATGTCTAATCCTTCTTCCACCTCCAAACAAATGCTCACTGCTCTCAGTGAAATAGAACCCATCGCTTTCTACTCTCCTTCGGCAGTGGAGTCCAGATCCA GACCTGGTCCTTGCCATGAAATGCTACCTGATAATCTTTTTGAAGGAGACCTTCCAAGAAATAAATCGTCTGAGTCTAACATCTTTGCAGCAAGTAAAGAACTAGTTATTGAAAGTCTTGCTATGAGTAGGGAAGAGGCTAGGGATGAGCAAATTGAGGCTTTACAGAGGGAAGAGGTAAGAGACACTCAACCCATTTTTGATAAAACTCCAGATATTGGAAGGTATCCTTCTTCCAACTCCTCAGACTCTGAAAGTGAGGAGGGACCCCTAAAATGgaaggttgagagaagagaggGTGAAACATCTAGGAAAGGAAAAGAGAAGGTTGTGGAAGAGGACCCCATAAGAAGACCTACTACTAGGTCTGATGCTCAAAAATTGATGGCCGATGCCTTAAAGGCCAGTGCTCGTTCTATGGCTGCAATTAGAAGTGCCAGAACCTTTAAGGTATCAAACTTCAAAATGCCTGAGTCTGATGTTATTGAGTTGTCTTCTGaggaagttgaaaagaaaagcaaGAAGAAAAGGTCAGGAAACAAAAAGTCAAAGGATTCGAAGAAGGTTGAGAAAACAAAGTCTAAAAGGAAAAGTTCTGCAGAAAAAAGGAAGAGATCACAGAGACCTGGTGCCCAAAACAGGAGTGATGAGAGTGTAAACATGCAGGAAGTTGTTGACAACCTAAGAAAGCAAGCCGTCTTGGCTGGGAGAGTCTTTGATATGGGAATAATCAATCTTCCCG AAGAAGTGCACAAATTCTATTATAACATTCAATTCAAAGAAGATGGGAGTATCCTTACAAGGGTAAATGACATTGTTGTACATCTGGATGAGTATCTGCTGGGAAAAATTCTCAAGGTACCTAGAGAAGGGACCGGGTCTGTGATTGGAAAAACTTACTCTACTGAGTTTGTGTCATTGGTTTCTAAGATACCCACAACAAAGGTTGCTGGGATTTTTAAGAAGGTCATGAAGAGCGAGTACCAGTTGGTGTTCGAATTTGTTAACAAAGTTCTCCTTCCTCGTACTGAAAAGAGGACTTCAGCAACTTCTGCTGACTT GGTTGGGACGGTGAAacaaattgtttcagagagtaCCCTGGTCGAATATGAGTGTATTGAAGGGAGAGGCAATCCCAAGAGCAAGATAACTCAACTCATAGAAGATCAGGATCAACTCAAGCATGAGGTTGAGGAGCTCACTGTGCATTTGAGTG CCCTGGAGAGAGAGAATGTTGAGTTGAAGGCCAAGATTACTGCCTTGCAAGAGAAGGCAATTAAAGATAACGATGTTGCCAATGCCTGA